The genome window AATAAAAGAACCTTTAGACCTTGGTATCAGGGCTATAAATGCTCTTTTAACTGTTGGAAAAGGACAAAAGATAGGGATATTTGCAGGAGCTGGAGTAGGAAAGAGTACCCTTATGGGGATGGTTTCCCGTTATACGACTGCAGATGTCAACGTAGTTGCTCTTATAGGAGAAAGAGGGAGGGAAGTAAGAGAGTTTATAGAGGATAATCTTGGGGAAGATGGGTTGAGAAAGTCAGTGGTTGTGGTTGCTACTTCAGACCATCCACCACTTGCCAAGATAAGGGCTGCTTTTACCGCCTGTGCAATTGCAGAGTATTTTGCTTGGAAGGGAAAAGATGTTTTATTGCTTATAGATTCGCTAACAAGACTTGCAATGGCGCAAAGAGAGATAGGTTTAGCTGTTGGAGAACCTCCTACCTCTAAAGGTTATACACCTTCTGTGTTTTCCACTATGGCTAAACTCATAGAACGGGCTGGAAACTTTGTTGGAGCAGGGAGTATTACAGGAATATATACCGTTCTTGTTGAAGGAGATGATATCTCACTTGATCCCGTTGCTGACGCTGCAGTTGGTTTTCTTGATGGACACATAGTTTTGTCAAGAGAACTTGCCAACAGAAGACTTTTCCCAGCAATCGACATTGTTAAAAGTATAAGTAGGCTTGTTCCTCAACTTGTAAGCGAAGAAGTTATAAAGGAACAATCCATAGTCTTTGAAATAGAAAGTACCTATCGTGAAAATAGCGATGTTATAAATCTTGGGCTGTATAAGAAAGGGACATCTCCCAAGATAGACCTTGCTATTAGTGTTCACTCAAAAATTGAGGAATTTATAAAACAAGAGGTTGAAAAGAGAGTTACTTTTCAAGAAAGCTTGTTGCAGCTTTCCGATTTAGTAGAATATATTAGGAAGGAGGGAGATAGATATGGCTATAGATGGGATAACAACTGATTTTATATATTCTGGTGATCAAGAACCAAAAATTGTGAGTGCCAATTATGATAACGCCCAGATGTCCCAAGAAGATTTCTTAAAGATCCTCTTGACAGACCTTCAATGGCAAGATCCTCTTAATGCAAACGATATTAGTGACCTTATCAACAATACAGTAAAGTTAAGAGAAATGGAAGTTCTGAATACATTTGAAAGTAGTATCGATAAGTTTGTTTCCTCTTTGGAATCTCAATCTCTATTCTTCGCATCCTCCTTTATAGGAAAGCTTGTTGAGTATGAAGGAAACCAGACTTACGTTCAGAACGGAAAAGGATATGCTTCTTTTACCCTTTCGGCTCCTGCAGATACTGTAAAAGTTACCGTTTTTGATCAAAGTGGTAATATTGTTGAAGAGAACGTTTTCTATAATCTAAATGGAGGAGAGGAATATCCGGTAGAAATAGATAATCCTGACCTTCCTGATGGCTACTATACCGTTATGGTAGAAGCAACCAATGGTGGTGTTCCAGTTGAAGCTAATGTAAAAAGTTTAGCTTACGTTACGCAAGTTAGAAAAGATGAGACAGGAGAAGTATATGTAGTAACTGATGTTTCTTCTATACCGCTTAGTAAAATTATTGGAATAGGAGGATAGAGATGCTGCAGTCTTTCTACACAGCTTTTACAGGACTAAACGCAGATAAAACTTGGCTATCTGTAATTTCGGATAACATAGCCAACGTTAATACAATAGGTTTTAAGGCAGAAAGGGCCGTTTTTGAAGATTTACTTGCTAAGAGTTTAACAACTTTTAAAAACGGTGCCCCCGTTAACCAAGAAGTAGGAGGAGGCACCTTTGTAGGTTCTACAGTTAAAGACTTTAGCCAAGGTACTTTTATGAATACAAATAATCCCCTTGACTTGGCTCTAGATGGTGAAGGTTTCTTTATGGTAAAGGATGAAGCAGGGGTTGTGTATTATACAAGAAATGGAGAGTTTAGGCTAGATGCTAATGGAGATCTTATAAATATGCTTGGAATGAAAGTTCAAGGGTGGATGCTTGATGATAATGGGAATATGGCAGGAGCTATAAGTAATATAAATGTTCCAATGGGTATGAATCCTAAAGTAACGACCCAGATTCTCTTTAAAGAACCTTCAAATCTTGATTCTAGGGCGGAAGTGATTACAGCCAACTTTGATCCTGCAGATTCTACTACGTTCAACTATGTAAATTCACAAACCATATACGATTCGTTGGGTAATCCGCATGAAATCTCATACTACTTCCAGAAGGTGGACTCTGGTACGTGGAAGGTTTATACGTTAATAGACGGAACGTTAACACCTGTAACAGATGGAACGAACTATTACGAATATGTCATTCTTAAATTTGATGCAACAGGTAGTGTAACAGCTGCGGAAGCCGATACTCAAGTATCACTTACTTCAGAAACTCCGACTGGAACGAGCGGTTCCTTTACTTTGACTTCATCTCCCGTTATTGGAAGTGTTCACATAAAGTATGTAGATAGCGTTCAAGTTGATATATACGATGTAGGGGACGGAAATGGTGACGGAATAGGAAACTTGGTAGACGCAAATGGAAATATTGTAGGAACTATAAATTACACTACTGGAGAAATACAGTTAACGGGAGACTATGCCTCCGCAACAAAAATAACAGTTGATTATTTAAATAACCCTACTACGCTTACTTCAGCAGTAACTCTTGACATAGAGAAAGTAAATATTTCAGGTTACGATCCTAACACAGGCGCAGATTCTAACTTCTCAATAGCTATTAACTTTAATGATCTCAAGCAGTTAGCGTCTGACTTCATCTTTTATGCTCAACAGGATGGAAACGGCAAAGGAGATCTGCTTTCTATTGCTGTTAGTGAGGATGGGACAATAAAAGCAACCTATAGTAATGGATCTGTTAAAGATATTGCAAGAATTGCGATCGCAACTTTCAAAGACAAAGAAATGCTTGTAAGAAAAGGTAGTTGGCTTTACATGCCAAATGTTCAGACGTTTACTCCTATAATCATGCCTGGGGGAGTTATATCTAAAGTAAGAAGTGGTATGCTTGAGATGTCGAATGTGGATATTGCTAACGAGTTTATTAACCTGATAACCGCTCAGCGTTCTTACCAAGCAAATGCGAGAGTTATTACTACTGATGATCAGATCTTACAAGAGACTATGAACATTAAGAGGTAATGAGGATGGCTGAAGAAGAAAAGCAGGAACAAGAACAACAAGGTGGTGGTAAAAAGAAACTGTTTATACTTTTGGCTTTGCTCCTCGTTCTCGGTATAGGAGGAGGAATTGCTTATAAGTTTCTTGTCCTTGACAAGAAGAAAGAAGAACAGTCTCAAGAAAAGCAAGCTCAGAAAATTATTGAGGAGATAAAGGCTACTGAGAACGTAGGAGTAATGTTTGACTTGGGGACTTTTGTTGTAAACTTGGCTGATAATGACATTGAGAGGTATTTAAAAGTTTCTGTTGTTCTTGAACTTAAGGATCAGAAAGTTCAAGCAGAAGCTCAAAAAAGGCTTCCTGAAATAAAAGATGCTATTACGACCTTATTGTTGACTAAGCGTTCTTCAGAGATAAAAACTCCTGAAGGTATAGAGTTTTTAAAAGAAGAAATAGCTAAAAGGGTTAATGCTATCCTGCCTTTAGGTGGTGTAAAGAACGTTTACTTTACCGAGTTCATAGTACAAACGGGTTAACCGATGGAAAAGAAAAAGGGTAAGTTTGAAAGGTTTAAAGACGTGAACTTAAGGATTTCTCTTTCCATAGGAACAAAGACTATGTCGTTAAGTAAGGTTATGAGACTTAGAGAAGGAGACATTATAGAGTTTGATAGAAAAGTAGATGATTACCTTGATGTTTACTTAAATGGAAGGAAGTTTGGAATAGGGGAACTCATAATAGTTAACGAAAAGTATAGCTTGAGGTTAGTTGACCTTGTTTGAGTTCCTCTTCTCTTCTTTTTTTATTATTTTTCTGCTTCTTGTTATTTACTACCTTGTTAACAAGTATAACTTTATAAATCCGAATCTTAGAAAAGGTTCCTTAATAAAGTTAGAAGATTTTAGACCAATAGACAGAGATAAAGGGCTTATACTGATAGCTGTTTATGAGAAAAAGCTTTTAATAGGATACGATAAACAAAGGATGTATGTGCTAAAGGAATGGGAAGAAGAATAATTCTTGCTTTTTTTATAAATTTTTGGCTTGTAATTCCTTCTTATGGAGAAACGGTCAACGATTTTCTTTCTCGTTTAGGAGAACTAGATATAACTCTAAAAATTCTTTTTCTTATTACTTTCCTCAGCTTAGCACCAGCTCTTCTAATAACAATTACCTCTTTTACCCGTATAGTAATAATCTTATCTTTGTTAAGGCATGCTCTTGGAACGCCCCAGACACCTCCAAATCAAGTAATCATTGCTTTATCTTTGTTTCTTACGCTCTTTACTATGGCTCCTACTTTCAAAAAAATAGATGATGTTGCTTTAAAACCTTACCTTAACGGGGAAATTACAGATGTTGAAGCCATAAGAAGGGCAGGAGCTCCCTTAAAAGAATTCATGCTTCGCAATACAAGAAAAGAAGACTTAAAACTTTTCCTTGATATAAGGAACGAAAAGCCGAGAGATCCTATGGAAGTTTCTATGATTACCCTAATTCCAGCGTTTATGGTTAGTGAGATAAGAACTGCAATGGAAGTGGTTTTTGTCATTTTTTTACCTTTTATAGTGATAGATCTTCTGGTGGCAAGTATTCTAATGTCTATGGGTATGATGATGATTCCGCCTATGATGTTATCTTTACCTTTTAAGCTTATTCTATTTGTTCTCTCAAATGGTTGGGAACTCTTAATAAAATCCATAATATTGAGTTACAGATGACAGTAGATCAAGTAATCACTCTTGGACAAAAGATGCTGGAAGTTGCTCTCCTTGTGGGAACTCCTGTTTTACTTATTACCTTTCTTGTCGGTATTATCATCAGTATTTTCCAGGCGGCAACCCAAATACACGAAATGACTCTTACCTTTATACCTAAAATAGTGGCAGCACTCCTTGCAATGTTTTTCTTTGGCGGTTGGATGCTCATAAAACTTATTGATTACACAAGAGAAAACTTTGAATTCCTAATGAACGTTATAAGATGACACAAATTTTTGACGTTAATGACTTTTATGCTTACATATTGGTTCTTCTTAGAGTCGCCTCCTTCCTAATGGCTTTCCTTTTCATTGTGGCAAATTTTATTCCCTTCAATGTAAGGATTTTCCTTGTGCTTGCTTTTTCTTTTTTTGTCTTTCAGATAGTTGAACCTAAAGAAGCTATAAATTTAGAAACATTTTCTCTTGTAGAATTCTTCTTGTTGGTCTTAAAAGAAGTTTTGGTAGGTGTTTCCTTATCTCTTGTGGTATCCATATTTACTGCTATTGTTGTATTTGCTGGAGAACTTGTGGGTTATTCGATGGGATTAACAATAGTTAACATATTTGATCCTACTTTTGGTTCTATGTCAGTATTAAGTAGGTTCTTTGTTTACATTTTCTACTTGGTATTTTTTGTTTCTGACGCTTATAAAATCTTTATAGCTGCATTAGTGGAAAGTTTTCGACTTATTCCTATTGGAAACTTTCATCTTAGTGAACCATTATTTAGCTTCATTCTTGAGGAATCTAAACTTATTTTCTTTCTTGGTTTTAAACTAGCTTTTCCTTTTGTGGTTGCCCTGTTTATAACAAATTTAATTTTGGCGTTAGTTAATAGGCTCATTCCTCAAATAAACGTTTTTATTGTAGGTTTACCTTTGCAAATTTTTGTTGGACTTTTCTTTCTTGCTTCGGGATTTGCAGCTATTATTTACTTCTTTAGGTTCTTAACTGAGACCCTTTCCAAAGATATAATTAAACTAATGAAAATTTTAGGAATGTAAATGGCAAAAGATCCTTCAAAGACCGAGAAAGCGACCCCACGGCGGCGCCAGAAAGCAAGAGAAGAAGGACAGGTTCTAAAAAGTCAAGATGTTCCAATAGCTTTTACACTTTTAATTACAGTAATTCTTTTTTATTTTTACATTCCCTTTGTCTACTCTAAACTTTTAAAATTTTTTATTTTTAACTTCAGAACTTCGTCTGAGTTAAACATACTAAATAACTCGTTAATTTCTGCAAAAGTGTTCTTATTAACGGTTTTCCCTTTCTTTTTAGTTTTATTTGTTATGGGAATATTCTCGAATGTAATTCAGTTTGGATTTCTATTTACTCTTAAACCTCTGATGCCCAAACTTGATCATATAAACCCTGTAAAAGGTTTAGAGAGGCTAATCTCGATAAAAACTCTTTTTGAAACTTTAAGAAATACCCTTAAACTGTTAATAGCTTTAATTATTGGTTATTTTGTTGGTAAGTACATATTTTCGCAACTTTTTTCTTTAAGTTTTGTCTCCTTAGATAGTCAAGTTTCTCTAATTTTTAAGTACATATTGATACTTTTCTTTGTTTTTGGTCTTCTTTCAATTCCAATAGCTATTGCTGACTTCCTTTTTAGAAGATGGGAATATGAGGAAAACCTGAAGATGTCAAAAGAGGAAGTAAAAGAAGAAAGAAAGCAGTATGAAGGTCATCCTCTTATAAAGTCGGCTATAAGAAGAAGGCAAAGGGAAATTGCTATGAAGAGAATGATGGCAGAAGTTCCAAAAGCCGACGTTGTTATTACAAACCCTACCCACTACGCTGTTGCCTTAAAGTATGAGAGGGGAAAAATGCATGCTCCTAAGATAATAGCTAAAGGAGTTGATAATGTAGCTTTGAAGATTAAAGAAATAGCTATGGAACATGGAGTTCCAATAGAGGAGAATCCGGAACTTGCGAGAGCTCTTTATGAGTCTTGCGAGATTGGAGATTACATTCCTGAAAAGTTCTACAAGGCAATTGCCAAAATCTTAGCTGCTATTTATCGGAGAAGAAAGTTCTTGTGATTTTTTAGCCTGTTTCCTTATCTCGGTTAATATTTTGACAATTTTATCAACCATTGGTGGGTCAACGTAGTTTAAAACCTCGCCAGCAGCTCTCGGTTTCATGTTATAAAGGATGTAGGCTGCTTTTTTAGGATCAGAAAAAGCAGATATTTTTTGTCCAGCAAGTTCTGGATCCATTTTTTCAAACACTTTTGCAAGTTTTTTATATCTTTCTTTTTCGATCTCTTTAATTCTTTTCTCAAACTCCTCCCTCTCTTTTTTTAAATTTTCTCTTTCTTCTTCTATTTTTTTCAAAATAGCTTTTTTTTCCTCAAGAAGTTTCTCTACTTCTTTTTTTAACTTTTCAAGCCTTGCTATTTCTTTTTTTGCTTCTTTTCTCTCTATTTCCTGTCCTTTAACGCTAAGAGTTATAAATCCTATGCTAATACTAAGTACTGTAAATACTGTCAGAATGGCTCCTAACCTCATTTATAAACCTCTCAAGTAGCAGGTCCTCTCTTTTGGTGTTTTCTATTTCTATTCTTTTGATCTTTTTCTCTAAAAGCTTTATCTCACTGTTTAATATAGCAACTCTTTCTTTTTGCTTTTCTAAAACTTTGGATAGTATATCTAAATATTTCCTAAGCTTTTCTATTTCTTTAAGCTTCTTATGTTGGAGTTCTTGCAAAAGAGCTAAAGAAAAAGCATCACTAGGGGTAAACTCTTTAGAATTCTTTAATGCTTCCTCTTCTTTTAGAAGCTTTTCATTCAATTCGGAGTATTTCTTTTCTAAAAGTAGGAGTTTCCTTTTTTCCAATTCTAAACTTTTATTTTTTAATCTTATGATAAGCTTTAAAAACTTCACTTTTAACTCCTGTTTTTCATTGCTAACTGTGCAAGTCTTTGTTGTTCCTTTTTGACGAAGTTGTGAATGAATTTTTGCTCGTCAGGATTTATCTTCTCAAACTTAACTCCGTAACAGTTTGATTTTCGATGAGGTTGTACGTTAACTATAATTGATTTTAAGTTGAAGCTTTTATCCTCTAAAGAAAAGCGTAAGTTGATCTCTGTCATAGGCACAAGTTCTTCTTTTAGTTCAGAAAGAGGTATGCAGATCTTTACTCCTCCTGCACTTATATCTACGATTTTTCCTTTTAACCATTTTATCTTGTTTTCCTTTTTATCTAGGATACCTATATCACACGGTAATTCGACTTCAACTCTTGCATACTCGCGTCTTTGATACCTTGAAAGTTCAAACGTGTGAGGGATTTGAAGGATGAGCCTTCCATTATCAGTAAAAGTTTTTACCACAGTTCCCTCTAGTTTATATATACCATCTCCTTTTCTTATGAATGAGATATTTACTTTTTGGTTAACTATGCTATCTGGTAAGCTTCCTTTTATCAGTGCCCAGTACATATATCTTTCATCTTTGTCAAAGAGGACAACATCTACTTTTAGATCATCTCCTACCTGTAATTTTGCGGGCTGAAAGAGATCTATGTCTTTTGTGCTTGTTAGGGGAACGAAGTAAGGAACGTGGTCAAATCCAAGTTTCATTCTCATATCTTGGATCATTTCTTCTTTTGCGTTTGGATTGAGCTTAAGGTATAAGTTGATAACTTTTTCAAAAGGTGCCTTAAACTCCAATGCAAGAAAAGGGTCCCTACCAAGCTTTTTAGAATAGAACCATAAGATTTGGGCTTCTTCCCTAGTAAGACCTCTCTCTTTTGCCTCTTTAAAAAAGGATTCTCTTAATTGTTTCTCCTTTAAGTATTCTTTTATTCTTCCTGCAAACGTTAAAAATATTATGAAAGCTATGGTGATAAATAGAAACAAAAATACCGTAGAGCTATCCGCCGTAGGAAGTTTGAAGAAGTTAATTCTGTCCATACTATGCTCACTAAATAATAAGTTCTCTTTAAAATTATATCAGACTGAAACTATGGGCGAAAATGAATTCCATAAAATACTAACCATCCATACTTGACAAATTCTTAATGAGAATTATTATTATTAATAGACACCCCCTATCCCCCTCCCTCCTCCCCACTAGAGTAAAGGGGCGCCTCAGGGTGCCCTTCTTTTTTTGTCTTTTATCGGTTATATTCCACAATCTAAAACTTTGGAAGGGGTTCTAAAGTGGCAAAAATTATTCTGGGTTTTAGTGGAGGAGTGGATAGCTTTTATTCAGCTTACCTTCTAAAAGAACAGGGATTTACTGTATTTCCTATTCACTTTAGAATGTTTAAGAAGTCTTCAGTTGAAAAAGCAGAAAAAGTAGCGTCCATTTTAGGATTAAAGCTTACAGTTATAGATATTAGTGATGAATTTAAAAAACAGGTTATTGATTACTTTATAGAATACTATAAGAGGGGACTAACTCCTAACCCCTGTGCAGTGTGTAATAGAAACATTAAACTCAAGTACCTTTATAACTTAGCCCTTGAGTTAAATGCAGATTATATAGCTACTGGACATTATGCAAAGGTAAAGTTTTCTAAGGAGTGGAACAAAAAACTCATCTTCAGGGGGGAAGATAAGAAGAAGGAACAGTCTTACTTTCTTTCTTTAGCCGAGGATGTAGTTATCCAGAGATTGATACTTCCCCTTGGTGATTTTTCGAAAAAAGAAGTTATAGAGAGGGCAAGGACTTTAGGTTATCCATTTAAAAGCGAGAGTCAAGACATCTGCTTTATAGAAGGTCACTACGTTGACTTTTTGGAAAGGTACATTGAGCCTCAAGCTGGACTCTTTGTTCTTTCTGACGGAACACCTGTTGGAAGACATAAAGGGTACTATAGGTATACTATCGGACAAAGAAAAGGACTTGGAATTTCTTACGGTAAACCTCTTTATGTTGTTTCCATAGATGCTGAAAGGAATCAAGTCGTAGTTGGAGAAAAGAAAGAAATACAGAAAAGAGTTGTTTTTGTTAAAGATATTAACTGGCATCTAGACTTTGAAGAAATTAAAAAGTTTGATACTATTCAGGCACAAATTAGGTATCGTTCAAAACCTGTAGAAGTTGTGGACATAAACTATTTAAAAAATGGAATTTATTGTGTAAAATTAGCGGCGACAGTTGACGCCCCTACACCGGGGCAGATATGCGCCTTTTATAGCAATGAACTCCTCCTGGGAGGAGGTGAAATAACTAAGGAAGGAGAAGGAAGATGGCAGGAAGTATCGTAGCTATTGACTGGACTTTAGCAGTTCAAGCAGTAAACTTCCTCGTATTTATGGTTCTTATTAACAAATTTCTCTTTCAGCCTCTTCTAAATCTTATGGAAGAAAGGGAAAAGGAGCTTGGGTCTCATCACTCTGAAGTAGAGGCTTTAAGGAAAAAGGCTGAAGAACTCTTGAAAGAAGTTGATGAACTCTTGAATGGTGCAAAGGCAAAAGCTAAAAAGATTATTGACGAAGCTGTAAAAGAGGCTAAAGCTGAGAGAGATAGAATTCTCAAGGCTGCTCAAGAAGAAGCTACTGCAAAAGTAGAGGAAGCAAAGAAAGAAATTTGGCAAGGCTTTGAAAGCGAGAAGGCTAAAATCGAGGCTGAAGCTGAAAAGATAGCAGATGAAGTTGTAAGGAAAATTCTTGGTAAAAAGGCTGCTTAAGGGGGTAAAATGGAGCAGGCACAGAACCTTCTACTTTGGAAAACGGTAAATACAGTAATTCTAGTGGCTATTCTCTACTACATTCTTAGAAAACCTGTATCAAAGTTCATTTACGATGGTATCAATTCTATAGCTAGTAAGTTTGAGAGAGTTAAACAAGAAAAAGAAGAAGCATTAAAGCTTTTGAAGGAAGCTGAGAAAAAATCTCAAGAAGCCAAAGTGGAAGCAGAGAAGATAATTAAATACTCCCAAGAACTTGCTGAAAAAGAAAAGCAACAAATAATAGCTGAAGCGAAAGCTACTGCTGAGAGAATTATAAAAATGGCTGATGAAGAAATTGAAAGGGAAGTATTTAAGGCTAAGGAAGAGCTTAAAAAGTTTGCGGCTATGAAGGCTATAGAATTGGCAGAACAAAAGCTAAAGGGAACTATAGATCCTGAAACAAATAAGAAACTTATTGAATCTAGCCTTCAAAAGCTTTAGGAGGGATCAAGTTGAGACTGGAAGTAAGAGTAGCAAGAAGATACGCTAAAGCTCTAGTGGATGTTCTTTCAGACGAGAAACTGGAGAAGATCTTAAGCGAAGTTAAAGTGCTTGATTCAGTTATTGATGAGAAAGCAGTTAGGTACTTTAAAAGTCCTGTAGTTCCTTTGGAAAAGAAGAAAGGGCTTATTGAACAAGTACTCCAAAAGATAGAAGCTTCTGAAGAACTAAAAAGAGTTCTTGTGCTTATGGCAGAAAAAGATAGGCTCGGAATTATTAAAGAGTTTGTGTCTGAGTTTGAGAAGTTTGTAAACTTACGTCTTGGGGTGATTAAGGCTGAAATTGTTAGTGCAGTAGAAATTGACGAAGAGACTTTATCTAAAATAAAGGAGAAGATAGAGAACCTCTTTGGAAAGAAAGCGGAGATAACTACAAAACTTGATCCCTCCATAATAGGTGGCTTTATCATAAAGGTAGGAGATAAGGTTCTTGATGCATCAGTTAGAACTCAACTTGAGAACTTAAAGAAGGCAATAGTAGATTAACATAAAAAAATTAGCGAGGTGAAGGGATGCAAGTAAGAGCAGAAGAAATTTCCGAACTAATAAGAAAACAGATTGAGGAGTTTGAAGCATCCGTTAATCTTGATGAGACAGGTATCGTAATCAAAGTAGGCGATGGTGTAGCAAGAGTTTATGGTTTAGAGAACGTAGAATATGGAGAAGTAGTAGAGTTTGAAGATGGTACAGAAGGAGTTGCTTTCAACCTCGAAGAAGACAACGTTGGTGTAGTTCTCCTTGGAAAAGGTAAAGGAATTGTAGAAGGTGGAAAAGCAAAGAGGACAGGTAGAATCTTGGATATGCCTGTAGGTGATGGTCTAATTGGAAGAGTTCTTGATCCTCTTGGAAAGCCTATTGATGGTAAAGGGGATATTGAATACGTAGAAAGAAGAGCTGTTGAACGTATCGCTCCTGGTATTGTTACAAGAAAACCTGTTCACGAACCACTTCAAACGGGTATTAAAGCTATTGACGCTCTTATTCCAATCGGAAGAGGACAGAGAGAGCTTATCATTGGTGATAGACAGACAGGAAAAACAACAATTGCTATAGATACTATCCTCAACCAAAAAAGAGAAGGAGTTATCTGTATCTACTGTGCTATTGGACAAAAGCGTTCCACAGTTGCTCAAACAATTCAGCTCCTAAAAGAACATGGAGCTATGGACTATACAATTGTAATAGCTGCTACAGCTTCTGACCCAGCAGCTCTCCAGTATCTTGCTCCATATTCTGCAGTTACTGTGGCCGAATACTTTAGAGATACAGGAAGGGCTGCTCTTATTATCTACGACGACCTTTCTAAGCACGCTGTAGCTTACAGAGAAATGTCACTTCTCTTAAGACGTCCACCAGGAAGAGAAGCTTATCCTGGAGACGTGTTCTACCTACACTCTAGACTTCTTGAAAGAGCTGCTAAGCTTAACGACGAACTCGGTGCTGGTTCTCTAACAGCTCTTCCAATTATTGAAACAAAAGCTGGGGACATCTCTGCTTACATTCCAACAAACGTTATTTCTATTACTGACGGACAGATCTTCCTTGAAACAGACCTATTCTACAAAGGTCAAAGACCAGCTATTAACGTAGGTCTTTCCGTTTCAAGGGTCGGTGGTGCAGCCCAGATTAAGGCTATGAAGCAGGTAGCAGGAAAACTAAGACTTGAGCTTGCTCGTTACAGAGAACTTGAGGCCTTCTCACAGTTTGCTTCTGACTTAGACCCTGCTACAAGGGCTCAACTTGAACGTGGTAAGAGACTTATGGAACTTCTAAAGCAACCACCAAACAGTCCAGTTCCTGTTGAAAAGCAAATTGTTGCATTCTTTGCTGCAATCAATGGATACCTTGATGATATTCCTGTTGAGGCTGTTACAAAGTTTGAAAAGGAACTTTACTCTTTCATGGATGCTAAGTACTCAAACATTCTAAACGAAATCCTTGAGAAGAAGCAGCTTGACGACGAGCTTACAAACAAACTCCACTCTGCTATTAAGGAGTTTAAGGCTACATTTACTGCCTAATTAGTGAGGTAAAAAATGCCTGGAATGAGAGAAATAAAAGCTAAGATAAAGAGCTTAAAAGGTACAAAGCGGATTACCGCCGCCATGAAGGCGGTATCCGCCGCTAAACTTCGTAAAGCTCAAGTAGATCTTTTTAACATCCGCCCTTACGCTGATGTAATGAAAGGAATGGTTGAAGGCCTTTACTTAAGAGAGAACTCTGCTATTCATTCCATCTTCGCTGTAAGACCTGTAA of Desulfurobacteriaceae bacterium contains these proteins:
- a CDS encoding FliI/YscN family ATPase; this translates as MNLKERLKSLPRYKVYGKVIGVKGPVVEAKLPHVHIGDFCTVNGDIEAEVVGFKDGKVLLMAYSDTTGISLGTSIEAKISGLKVGVSEDLLGLVLDPFGNPMNKESFFPTEFVPLKAEPINPMKRERIKEPLDLGIRAINALLTVGKGQKIGIFAGAGVGKSTLMGMVSRYTTADVNVVALIGERGREVREFIEDNLGEDGLRKSVVVVATSDHPPLAKIRAAFTACAIAEYFAWKGKDVLLLIDSLTRLAMAQREIGLAVGEPPTSKGYTPSVFSTMAKLIERAGNFVGAGSITGIYTVLVEGDDISLDPVADAAVGFLDGHIVLSRELANRRLFPAIDIVKSISRLVPQLVSEEVIKEQSIVFEIESTYRENSDVINLGLYKKGTSPKIDLAISVHSKIEEFIKQEVEKRVTFQESLLQLSDLVEYIRKEGDRYGYRWDNN
- a CDS encoding flagellar hook capping FlgD N-terminal domain-containing protein; translated protein: MAIDGITTDFIYSGDQEPKIVSANYDNAQMSQEDFLKILLTDLQWQDPLNANDISDLINNTVKLREMEVLNTFESSIDKFVSSLESQSLFFASSFIGKLVEYEGNQTYVQNGKGYASFTLSAPADTVKVTVFDQSGNIVEENVFYNLNGGEEYPVEIDNPDLPDGYYTVMVEATNGGVPVEANVKSLAYVTQVRKDETGEVYVVTDVSSIPLSKIIGIGG
- a CDS encoding flagellar hook protein FlgE, with translation MLQSFYTAFTGLNADKTWLSVISDNIANVNTIGFKAERAVFEDLLAKSLTTFKNGAPVNQEVGGGTFVGSTVKDFSQGTFMNTNNPLDLALDGEGFFMVKDEAGVVYYTRNGEFRLDANGDLINMLGMKVQGWMLDDNGNMAGAISNINVPMGMNPKVTTQILFKEPSNLDSRAEVITANFDPADSTTFNYVNSQTIYDSLGNPHEISYYFQKVDSGTWKVYTLIDGTLTPVTDGTNYYEYVILKFDATGSVTAAEADTQVSLTSETPTGTSGSFTLTSSPVIGSVHIKYVDSVQVDIYDVGDGNGDGIGNLVDANGNIVGTINYTTGEIQLTGDYASATKITVDYLNNPTTLTSAVTLDIEKVNISGYDPNTGADSNFSIAINFNDLKQLASDFIFYAQQDGNGKGDLLSIAVSEDGTIKATYSNGSVKDIARIAIATFKDKEMLVRKGSWLYMPNVQTFTPIIMPGGVISKVRSGMLEMSNVDIANEFINLITAQRSYQANARVITTDDQILQETMNIKR
- a CDS encoding flagellar basal body-associated FliL family protein; amino-acid sequence: MAEEEKQEQEQQGGGKKKLFILLALLLVLGIGGGIAYKFLVLDKKKEEQSQEKQAQKIIEEIKATENVGVMFDLGTFVVNLADNDIERYLKVSVVLELKDQKVQAEAQKRLPEIKDAITTLLLTKRSSEIKTPEGIEFLKEEIAKRVNAILPLGGVKNVYFTEFIVQTG
- a CDS encoding FliM/FliN family flagellar motor switch protein encodes the protein MEKKKGKFERFKDVNLRISLSIGTKTMSLSKVMRLREGDIIEFDRKVDDYLDVYLNGRKFGIGELIIVNEKYSLRLVDLV
- a CDS encoding flagellar biosynthetic protein FliO; the encoded protein is MFEFLFSSFFIIFLLLVIYYLVNKYNFINPNLRKGSLIKLEDFRPIDRDKGLILIAVYEKKLLIGYDKQRMYVLKEWEEE
- the fliP gene encoding flagellar type III secretion system pore protein FliP (The bacterial flagellar biogenesis protein FliP forms a type III secretion system (T3SS)-type pore required for flagellar assembly.), encoding MGRRIILAFFINFWLVIPSYGETVNDFLSRLGELDITLKILFLITFLSLAPALLITITSFTRIVIILSLLRHALGTPQTPPNQVIIALSLFLTLFTMAPTFKKIDDVALKPYLNGEITDVEAIRRAGAPLKEFMLRNTRKEDLKLFLDIRNEKPRDPMEVSMITLIPAFMVSEIRTAMEVVFVIFLPFIVIDLLVASILMSMGMMMIPPMMLSLPFKLILFVLSNGWELLIKSIILSYR
- the fliQ gene encoding flagellar biosynthesis protein FliQ, whose product is MTVDQVITLGQKMLEVALLVGTPVLLITFLVGIIISIFQAATQIHEMTLTFIPKIVAALLAMFFFGGWMLIKLIDYTRENFEFLMNVIR